One Fuerstiella marisgermanici DNA window includes the following coding sequences:
- a CDS encoding RraA family protein: protein MPSTTTPLDHSTLLELKRWNTPTIYNGWEQITARDPGKDCFNLEETHDFMPQMGPMVGYAVTVVIEPGNSKHKSADSNAWKDYRKYVASVPGPKIVVVQDLDKPATYGSFWGEVNSNIHRALGCVGVIVDGAIRDVDEMTNAGFKAIARRLCVGHAYSTPVRWNCDVEVFGTKIESGALVHADKHGFLAVPHDESARLLDAATAMDSFECQTMIPAARSAAGQSTEDLLTNIDDACTEFGRLVSERFSNKDGEWS, encoded by the coding sequence GTGCCCTCAACAACAACTCCGCTCGATCATTCCACGCTTCTGGAACTCAAACGCTGGAATACTCCCACGATCTATAACGGCTGGGAACAAATCACCGCTCGCGATCCTGGCAAAGATTGCTTCAACCTTGAGGAGACTCATGATTTCATGCCGCAGATGGGGCCGATGGTCGGATATGCCGTGACTGTGGTGATTGAACCCGGCAATTCGAAGCACAAATCAGCAGACTCAAATGCATGGAAGGATTACCGGAAGTATGTCGCGTCCGTGCCGGGACCAAAGATCGTCGTGGTGCAGGATCTGGACAAACCTGCGACCTATGGTTCGTTCTGGGGCGAGGTGAATAGCAACATTCATCGGGCACTCGGGTGTGTTGGCGTCATTGTCGATGGGGCTATTCGCGATGTCGACGAAATGACGAACGCCGGCTTCAAAGCGATCGCTCGAAGACTTTGCGTCGGACACGCCTACAGTACGCCCGTTCGCTGGAATTGCGATGTCGAAGTGTTCGGCACAAAAATTGAATCCGGCGCCCTGGTTCACGCCGACAAACACGGATTTCTTGCCGTCCCACACGATGAATCCGCTCGCCTGCTGGACGCAGCCACGGCAATGGATTCATTTGAATGCCAAACAATGATCCCAGCCGCACGCAGCGCTGCCGGACAGTCCACCGAAGACCTGCTAACCAATATCGACGACGCGTGTACGGAATTCGGGCGATTGGTGAGCGAACGATTCTCTAACAAAGACGGCGAGTGGTCGTAA
- a CDS encoding PmoA family protein: MNRKLSALLLSTLVVATATAQQPRLSFKHTDGQFAISVDNSPIATYVYNDDVILRPYFTHVKAPGGMQVTRNHPPKTGDRDDHASMHPGIWLAFGDISGNDFWRNKAKVKHVRFLQAPTVKGDQGTFVQQKRYLMPDGTVVCDEEFQTTIRVDNDGYLFLLQSTFHSEKDFYFGDQEEMGLGVRVATPISEVEGGQLTDATGRTNAKAIWSHSAAWCDYSGEVDGHRVGITIMTHPQNFRESWFHARDYGLLAANPFGRAAMKKGEPSKVIVRPGETLKLRYAVWIHKDADAAAITKVFNEYTRPEP, encoded by the coding sequence ATGAACCGAAAATTATCCGCTTTGCTCCTGTCGACATTGGTGGTAGCGACAGCAACGGCCCAGCAACCGCGACTCAGCTTTAAGCACACCGACGGGCAATTCGCCATCAGTGTCGACAATAGCCCGATCGCAACCTATGTTTACAACGACGATGTCATCCTGCGCCCCTACTTTACTCACGTGAAAGCTCCGGGCGGAATGCAGGTGACTCGCAATCATCCTCCCAAAACTGGCGACCGCGACGATCACGCCTCGATGCATCCCGGGATCTGGCTGGCCTTCGGCGATATCAGCGGCAACGATTTCTGGCGCAACAAAGCTAAGGTAAAGCACGTCAGGTTTCTGCAGGCTCCGACGGTGAAAGGCGACCAGGGAACGTTCGTCCAGCAGAAACGCTATCTGATGCCGGACGGAACAGTCGTTTGTGATGAAGAGTTTCAGACTACGATTCGCGTCGATAACGACGGTTACCTGTTTCTGCTGCAATCAACTTTTCATTCAGAAAAGGACTTCTACTTCGGAGACCAGGAAGAAATGGGGTTGGGCGTCCGCGTCGCAACACCAATCAGCGAAGTCGAAGGCGGTCAGCTCACCGACGCCACCGGCCGCACAAATGCAAAAGCAATCTGGAGTCACTCAGCTGCGTGGTGCGACTACAGCGGTGAGGTCGATGGGCACCGGGTTGGGATCACGATTATGACTCACCCTCAAAACTTTCGTGAAAGTTGGTTTCACGCTCGCGACTACGGCCTGCTCGCCGCGAACCCCTTCGGCCGCGCCGCAATGAAGAAGGGCGAACCGAGCAAAGTGATCGTCAGGCCGGGCGAGACACTCAAACTGCGATACGCCGTCTGGATCCACAAGGACGCTGACGCAGCAGCAATCACGAAAGTGTTCAACGAATACACTCGCCCAGAACCTTAG
- a CDS encoding Gfo/Idh/MocA family protein, protein MPKPTRRNFIQSGAAIGLSAVSYSRIASAAANGARPVVGFVGCGGRSKGLLGGFRDDAIVAWACDPDKKRATEFQQASGAKQVTGDLRHVLDDQSVDAIVVATPDHWHAPAAIMACEAGKHVYVEKPCSHNFREGQLLVQAARKNKVVVQHGTQSRNDSLIAGAIQMLREGVIGDVLIAKGWNVQRRRNIGHADAASPPVAVDYDTWVGPAEFVPFQSNRFHYDWHWWHNFGTGDIGNDGTHEMDIARWGLGVDGLPTTASAIGGKFYFDDDQQFPDTATCAFQWPGDGKVGQQKQLIFEMRIWSKNYPHNCDTGVEFYGTKGMMFVSKRGKLSVWGDSNKLIPNPAPKQKPKLARNHQVDFLEAISAGHSPTAEIAIGHDSCSLVHLANICLRTGRSLTIDPQQETIQNDTEATALLGRKYRADGHWSVPGV, encoded by the coding sequence ATGCCGAAACCAACACGTCGAAATTTCATTCAGTCCGGCGCAGCGATTGGCTTATCGGCTGTTTCGTATTCTCGTATCGCCAGTGCTGCCGCGAATGGTGCCCGCCCGGTCGTCGGTTTTGTCGGTTGCGGTGGGCGGTCCAAAGGCTTACTCGGCGGATTTCGTGACGATGCGATTGTGGCATGGGCCTGTGATCCAGATAAGAAACGTGCGACGGAATTCCAACAGGCGTCGGGTGCAAAACAAGTGACAGGTGATCTGCGTCACGTATTGGACGATCAATCAGTAGACGCCATCGTGGTGGCAACTCCCGACCACTGGCACGCTCCTGCAGCCATCATGGCATGTGAAGCTGGGAAGCACGTCTATGTGGAGAAGCCATGCAGCCATAACTTCCGCGAAGGCCAGTTGCTGGTTCAGGCCGCTCGAAAAAACAAAGTGGTCGTGCAACACGGCACGCAAAGCCGCAACGATTCGTTGATTGCTGGCGCCATCCAGATGCTTCGCGAAGGCGTCATCGGTGACGTACTGATCGCCAAAGGCTGGAATGTTCAGCGGCGAAGGAACATCGGACACGCAGACGCAGCGTCACCACCGGTTGCCGTGGATTACGACACATGGGTTGGTCCCGCCGAATTCGTGCCTTTTCAATCGAATCGCTTTCACTACGACTGGCATTGGTGGCACAACTTTGGAACCGGCGACATCGGCAACGATGGCACTCACGAAATGGATATCGCTCGTTGGGGGCTCGGTGTCGACGGACTGCCAACGACAGCTTCGGCAATCGGTGGAAAGTTCTACTTTGACGACGACCAACAATTTCCTGACACCGCGACCTGTGCGTTTCAGTGGCCCGGCGACGGCAAGGTTGGTCAACAAAAGCAGCTAATCTTTGAAATGCGGATCTGGTCAAAGAACTATCCACACAACTGCGACACGGGTGTCGAATTCTACGGTACGAAAGGAATGATGTTTGTCAGTAAACGTGGCAAGCTAAGCGTCTGGGGCGACTCGAACAAACTCATTCCGAATCCTGCGCCCAAGCAGAAGCCGAAACTCGCAAGAAATCATCAGGTCGATTTTCTGGAAGCGATCTCTGCCGGTCACTCGCCGACCGCTGAGATTGCAATCGGACATGATTCGTGCAGCCTGGTGCATTTGGCCAACATCTGCCTGCGCACCGGCCGGTCACTGACGATCGATCCTCAACAGGAAACAATTCAGAACGATACGGAAGCCACCGCGTTGTTGGGCCGAAAGTATCGGGCAGACGGACATTGGTCGGTACCAGGCGTTTAA
- a CDS encoding MFS transporter, producing the protein MADGEQQTFLMDRKGRLLVLTAAFLGWMFAGWEMSLLPLSARSVTIGMLQEDADHSDWVTSARRTLESQEDGSVDDQEAANRLNAIVGEWFARYIAAFLFGAALGGWVFGWFGDHAGRVKAMSLSIVWYAGFTGLSYFVTSPMQMCVMRFVACMGIGGMWPAGVALVAEAWPDVSRPTLAGLIGTSANVGIALLSIVVKQIGTLSPQYELTPDSWRWMMLLGAIPLLLGVWVLLKVPESPRWLARQNSTAKKVTPLVEVLRPPLLKYTLSGIALGTIPLLGAWGSQKWILPWAGQVGAQIGQESLKADTQTMWAIGAALGSLCGGWLASFFGRRTTYFAVSLGSLILAQLIFLRLEPSPDWKFLGPVFLLGLVATVYFGWLPLFLPEMFPTRVRATGSGVSFNSGRIISAVVILTISGFVASLNNDYAKIGSLMSWIYVAGMIVILLVPKSSESLEELDAEGVPPDDLASTPASAKLES; encoded by the coding sequence ATGGCAGACGGCGAACAACAAACATTTTTGATGGACCGCAAGGGCCGCCTGCTTGTGCTGACGGCCGCTTTTCTCGGTTGGATGTTTGCCGGCTGGGAGATGTCGCTGCTGCCGTTGTCTGCTCGATCCGTCACCATCGGTATGCTGCAGGAAGACGCCGACCATTCCGACTGGGTCACGTCAGCACGGCGGACGCTGGAATCCCAGGAAGACGGCTCGGTTGACGATCAGGAAGCCGCGAACCGGTTAAACGCAATTGTCGGGGAATGGTTCGCTCGCTACATCGCGGCGTTTCTGTTCGGTGCGGCTCTTGGCGGATGGGTGTTCGGCTGGTTTGGCGATCACGCCGGACGCGTGAAAGCGATGTCGCTTAGCATTGTATGGTACGCTGGTTTTACGGGGCTGAGCTACTTCGTCACTTCGCCAATGCAAATGTGCGTGATGAGGTTCGTCGCGTGCATGGGGATCGGCGGCATGTGGCCGGCAGGAGTTGCTCTGGTGGCGGAAGCCTGGCCAGATGTGTCGCGGCCGACGCTGGCCGGTTTGATCGGTACGTCCGCCAACGTGGGCATCGCACTGCTGAGTATCGTTGTGAAACAGATCGGCACTTTATCACCGCAATACGAACTGACTCCGGATTCCTGGCGTTGGATGATGTTGCTCGGTGCGATCCCACTGCTGCTGGGTGTTTGGGTTCTTCTAAAGGTGCCGGAATCGCCGCGCTGGCTGGCCCGTCAGAATTCAACGGCAAAGAAAGTCACGCCGCTGGTTGAGGTCTTGCGGCCGCCTTTGTTGAAGTACACGCTGTCGGGGATTGCTTTGGGGACGATCCCGCTTCTTGGTGCATGGGGTTCGCAAAAATGGATTTTGCCGTGGGCCGGTCAGGTCGGTGCGCAAATCGGGCAGGAATCGCTGAAGGCGGATACTCAGACGATGTGGGCGATCGGTGCGGCGCTCGGAAGTTTATGTGGTGGCTGGCTGGCATCCTTCTTCGGACGCCGCACGACGTACTTTGCCGTGAGCCTTGGTTCACTGATTCTGGCACAGCTCATCTTTCTGCGACTTGAGCCGTCACCAGACTGGAAGTTTCTGGGCCCCGTTTTCCTGCTGGGACTTGTAGCGACGGTGTACTTTGGCTGGTTGCCGCTGTTTCTACCGGAGATGTTTCCAACTCGGGTGCGAGCGACAGGAAGTGGCGTCTCGTTCAATTCCGGGCGCATCATTTCGGCCGTAGTGATCCTCACAATTTCTGGCTTCGTGGCGTCTTTGAATAACGACTATGCGAAGATCGGATCGCTGATGAGCTGGATTTATGTGGCGGGAATGATTGTGATCCTGCTTGTGCCAAAATCATCAGAATCGTTGGAAGAACTGGATGCCGAAGGTGTACCGCCGGACGATCTCGCATCAACACCGGCCAGTGCCAAATTGGAGTCGTGA
- a CDS encoding NAD(P)-dependent oxidoreductase, whose translation MSDEQRIENSVALIGIGLLGTAVAERLLRAGYHVLGYDESADAMDAFAALGGQASPQLLDPPLAAPTIMLCLPNSDIVKQVAADIMPNLKPGTVVIDTTTGHPEVTRNLATQLAEREVALVDTSVLGSSEVTRRGEAVLMVGGSSDAVCEIRKVLEAISNTIYHLGPVGNGQQMKLVANLVLGLNRAVLAEGLHFAKTFNLQPNVVLDVLKSGAAYSRVMDTKGSRMVEREFAPEARLSQHLKDVNLMLEHAKEAQTTLPLSQVHQSLLKKVEAAGHGHLDNSAVIQAW comes from the coding sequence ATGTCGGACGAACAGCGAATAGAAAACTCTGTCGCTTTGATCGGAATCGGGCTGTTGGGCACAGCTGTGGCCGAACGACTGCTACGAGCCGGCTACCATGTCCTCGGGTATGATGAGTCCGCCGACGCCATGGATGCCTTCGCGGCATTGGGCGGACAAGCGTCGCCGCAACTTCTCGACCCGCCACTGGCGGCGCCGACGATCATGCTATGTCTTCCGAATTCGGACATCGTAAAACAGGTTGCGGCCGACATCATGCCCAACCTGAAGCCTGGCACAGTGGTAATCGACACAACCACTGGTCACCCGGAAGTGACTCGCAACCTCGCGACACAGCTTGCCGAACGCGAGGTGGCTCTCGTCGATACATCGGTACTCGGTTCAAGCGAGGTCACTCGTCGCGGCGAAGCGGTGTTGATGGTTGGCGGATCGTCAGATGCGGTTTGCGAAATCCGCAAGGTGCTGGAGGCCATTTCCAACACGATTTATCACCTCGGCCCGGTCGGCAACGGCCAGCAAATGAAGCTGGTGGCCAACCTTGTGCTGGGCCTGAATCGAGCAGTCCTGGCGGAAGGCCTGCACTTCGCGAAGACATTCAATTTGCAACCGAACGTCGTGCTGGACGTGCTGAAATCCGGCGCGGCGTATTCGCGAGTGATGGACACCAAGGGCTCAAGAATGGTTGAGCGAGAATTCGCGCCGGAGGCGCGACTGAGTCAGCATTTGAAGGATGTTAACCTGATGCTGGAACATGCGAAAGAGGCTCAGACCACGCTTCCGCTTTCGCAGGTACATCAGAGTTTGTTAAAGAAGGTTGAGGCCGCTGGTCACGGCCATCTGGACAATAGCGCCGTGATCCAAGCATGGTGA
- a CDS encoding polysaccharide deacetylase family protein, producing the protein MHRFLFIVLAAVAGSKTTSYADDIVSSASASASTELLSLTNASAKQLGHAQQLGVIEIAPVNLPPESAGDCNHLGWPIATMTGDTIVVMHRQIPGHKAKGAGNPDPSMSYGIVLRSEDGGKTWSKPHDLRDCMAPEDRLRGGIVPLSHRAKFDKSNKSTLGYKVHLHSIGTTRDGAVIAINNHGVFRSDDHGRTWKHFSTALRDDNFPHEIVNLGPRVLDHPTHGLMAFGNWFGEANAYHKLNNKLVALTSADRGVTWSVEENDAGFPQYEPSVLLHEDSFLFVTRDQTKVRGHNQMSWSPGKSPTIIDTNLKDPRLVDTVDFSFNPITRRFELVRSERHRMELWLWSMDPADWASGIWRRECRLLGRTGDFYSTADGFHPAGAVIDAKRGVQHIFVYSGHPNGPAGVFRITRTLDTPKLTAALAKQPPATAPAKLSKGGVVMTFDDRNFNDWIKALPLFDEFGVKATFFISGKIDATAREAIQELRDHGHAIGSHSVNHLKAVEYFEEKSPETFLQKEIDPQLKAFKAAGVAPVSFAYPMSRNNKATDETLLKVFRHLRTGRNVAAGKRLSEDDAFFVAADRIGEHGCLYGKGIDYAPLRADRTYEQLDGALERAARNSEIIVLYAHRISEAGPGNFVSPEALTRVFSKANELGLQFYTYDQLP; encoded by the coding sequence ATGCATCGCTTTTTATTCATTGTGCTCGCAGCCGTCGCCGGTTCAAAGACGACGTCGTACGCCGACGATATTGTGTCGTCGGCATCGGCATCGGCATCGACTGAGTTGCTTTCGTTGACGAACGCTTCGGCCAAACAGTTGGGTCATGCGCAGCAATTGGGCGTGATCGAAATCGCCCCTGTGAATCTGCCGCCAGAGTCTGCGGGTGACTGCAATCACCTCGGCTGGCCGATTGCGACGATGACCGGCGATACGATTGTCGTCATGCATCGCCAGATTCCGGGCCACAAAGCCAAGGGGGCCGGAAACCCGGACCCTTCGATGTCGTACGGCATCGTGCTGCGAAGTGAAGACGGCGGCAAGACCTGGTCGAAACCTCATGACCTGCGCGATTGCATGGCGCCGGAAGACCGTCTTCGCGGCGGAATTGTGCCGTTGTCGCATCGAGCCAAGTTCGACAAAAGCAACAAGTCGACGCTCGGTTATAAGGTGCACCTGCATTCAATCGGCACGACGCGAGACGGAGCGGTTATCGCCATCAACAATCACGGCGTGTTTCGTTCGGACGATCACGGGCGCACGTGGAAACATTTCTCAACCGCACTGCGCGACGACAATTTTCCGCATGAAATCGTCAACCTTGGGCCGCGCGTACTAGACCATCCGACACACGGGCTGATGGCGTTCGGCAACTGGTTTGGTGAAGCCAACGCCTACCATAAACTCAACAACAAGCTGGTGGCTCTGACGTCTGCTGATCGAGGTGTGACGTGGTCGGTTGAAGAGAACGACGCTGGTTTCCCTCAATACGAACCTTCAGTCCTGCTGCACGAAGACAGTTTTCTGTTCGTCACACGCGATCAAACCAAGGTTCGAGGCCACAACCAGATGTCATGGTCGCCGGGGAAGTCACCGACGATCATCGACACAAATCTGAAAGACCCGCGACTGGTGGACACGGTCGACTTCAGTTTCAATCCGATCACGAGACGTTTTGAATTGGTGCGATCCGAACGGCATCGAATGGAGCTATGGCTGTGGAGCATGGATCCCGCCGATTGGGCCAGCGGCATTTGGCGACGCGAATGTCGCCTGCTGGGGAGGACCGGGGATTTCTATTCGACCGCCGATGGTTTTCACCCGGCCGGAGCCGTTATCGATGCCAAACGTGGCGTTCAACATATCTTCGTTTATTCAGGACACCCGAATGGCCCGGCAGGAGTGTTTCGGATCACTCGCACGCTTGATACGCCCAAGCTGACAGCGGCACTGGCCAAACAGCCGCCTGCCACGGCGCCGGCGAAGCTGAGCAAAGGCGGTGTGGTGATGACGTTTGATGACCGCAACTTTAACGACTGGATCAAGGCGCTACCGCTGTTCGACGAGTTCGGAGTCAAAGCGACGTTCTTCATCAGTGGGAAGATCGACGCCACAGCGAGGGAAGCCATTCAAGAGCTGCGAGATCACGGGCATGCGATTGGTTCTCACAGTGTCAATCACTTGAAGGCTGTTGAGTACTTTGAAGAAAAATCGCCGGAGACGTTTCTGCAGAAAGAAATTGATCCACAGTTGAAAGCATTCAAAGCAGCTGGCGTCGCTCCTGTTTCGTTTGCCTATCCGATGAGTCGCAACAATAAGGCAACAGACGAAACGCTGCTTAAAGTGTTTCGGCATTTGCGTACAGGCAGGAATGTCGCTGCCGGAAAACGACTTAGCGAAGACGACGCCTTCTTCGTCGCGGCGGACAGGATTGGCGAACATGGCTGCCTGTATGGAAAAGGCATCGACTACGCCCCACTGCGAGCCGACCGCACCTATGAACAGCTCGACGGTGCTCTTGAACGAGCCGCGAGGAACAGCGAGATTATCGTGCTGTACGCACACAGAATTTCAGAAGCCGGACCAGGCAACTTTGTGAGTCCTGAAGCACTGACTCGTGTCTTCAGCAAAGCCAACGAACTCGGATTGCAGTTTTACACCTACGACCAATTGCCGTAA